In Etheostoma cragini isolate CJK2018 chromosome 9, CSU_Ecrag_1.0, whole genome shotgun sequence, the following are encoded in one genomic region:
- the tubgcp5 gene encoding gamma-tubulin complex component 5 isoform X1: MAHWSTFEKETERETKALIRCISGVEDEDDQNYQLALKFAWTNFRFHRFLDVDSHKVQRSISGIYEKLMVHSDVSKAESWTRLTEEFLNTPLPNTDGTKSDVHYSVLSLLLLLSGSPSNTNFTERPRVKEAEEVDNFDWAKYLMEGEDIDIGPYPDTPEWSEEESEEEDSQQPISREDSGIQLDRTPLEDQDNNNKTVPVTWKVGEPDARAWLEQHVVTPYWVAHAPRFPHSLHLHSNLLNVWDQHLYNTDPLYLPEEKAFVTETQIIRETLWLLSGVKKHFIFQHHDGKVSVRNNVVVTHLTSNCLRSVLEHIAVYGQAVFRLQRFIDEVTGYSSEPCPPGSGSSYSSKKGSEPPFRTYQAFVWALNKYFTSFKEELTTIERKIICNDETVTLSAVLEQLNPHLAQIKVLHKVFCTGVAEVPPETPNVVRASHLLNTLYKAIIEYDSVGEASEQAVALLFSLWTETVRPYLEIVDEWIVHGHLFDPAKEFIIQRNKDVPVNHRDFWYATYTLYSVSETVENEEKLNDAASGSSGGDQGSSNKQLTMVSFLKPVLKQIIMAGKSMQLLRNLDCKETEQSEKSSRDAERKSLYTLFLDSVQARLCSREESPTDTVTEQQATRRSLIKMQAIIAQTLEIEDVHDPLLAINFARLYLEQTDFHERFSGGDFIVDRSSQAVTCQTFELTLRSCLYPHIERRYIECCGNLMKTLKKDYKLLEYLQAMRNYFLLEAGDSMYDFYTAIFDKVQEKESWQQPSFLNVQLQEAVGQRYPEDSGRLSVFLETIDPARKKHPVNNLEVLTLGYKVPWPVDIVISSECQKIYNQVFLLLLQIKWAKYSLDTLPFSDFTAITKKLEGALAEEVKVKEPINQQIHRMCLLRVKLMHFVNSLHNYIMTRILHSTGLEFQHQVQEAKDLDQLIKIHYRYLATIHDRCLLREKVSFVKEAIMKVLNLVLIFSDRWQAGFGAWKIESIDKMESDFKNCHMFLVTILNKAVCRGSFPHLESLALSLMAGFEQC, encoded by the exons ATGGCACACTGGAGCACCTTcgaaaaggagacagagagagaaacgaAAGCGTTAATAAGATGTATCAGCGGGGTCGAGGATGAGGATGACCAGAACTATCAGCTGGCACTGAAATTTGCCTGGACTAATTTCAG GTTTCACCGTTTCTTGGACGTGGACAGCCATAAAGTCCAACGCAGTATAAGTGG aatCTATGAAAAGCTCATGGTCCACTCAGACGTGAGTAAAGCAGAAAGCTGGACGAGGCTGACTGAAGAGTTCCTGAACACACCTTTACCTAATACAGATGGAACAAAG AGTGATGTTCACTACAGTGTCCTGTCACTGCTGCTCTTATTATCGGGGTCCCCGTCAAACACAAACTTTACTGAGAGACCCAGGGTGAAGGAGGCCG AAGAAGTGGACAACTTTGACTGGGCCAAATATCTGATGGAGGGTGAGGACATAGACATTGGACCATATCCAGATACCCCT GAGTGGTCTGAGGAAGAGAGTGAAGAGGAAGACagccagcagccaatcagcaggGAAGACTCTGGGATCCAGTTGGACAGAACGCCCCTGGAAGAccaggacaacaacaacaagacagtTCCAGTTACATGGAAAG TGGGTGAGCCTGACGCCAGGGCCTGGCTTGAACAGCATGTAGTGACCCCGTACTGGGTGGCTCATGCTCCTCGCTTTCCTCACAGCTTGCATTTACACTCCAACTTGCTCAATGTGTG GGATCAGCACTTGTATAACACTGATCCATTGTATCTGCCGGAAGAAAAGGCCTTTGTCACAGAGACCCAAATCATACGGGAGACATTGTG GCTTCTCTCTGGGGTGAAGAAACACTTCATATTCCAACACCATGATGGAAAAGTGTCCGTAAGGAATAACGTGGTGGTAACTCATCTGACCAGT AACTGTCTGCGCTCTGTACTGGAGCATATTGCTGTGTACGGGCAGGCGGTGTTCAGGCTGCAGAGGTTCATCGATGAGGTGACGGGGTACAGCTCGGAGCCGTGCCCACCAGGCTCTGGTTCCTCCTACAGCTCCAAGAAGGGCTCCGAGCCTCCCTTCAGGACCTACCAGGCTTTTGTGTGGGCACTCAACAAGTACTTTACCAGCTTCAAAGAGGAGCTCACCACAATTGAGAGAAAGATCATATGCAATG ATGAGACGGTGACCCTGTCTGCTGTTCTGGAGCAACTCAATCCTCACTTGGCACAGATTAAAGTGCTGCACAAAGTTTTCTGCACCGGAGTTGCCGAAGTCCCCCCTGAGACCCCGAATGTGGTGCGGGCCTCTCACTTGCTCAACACCCTGTACAAAGCTATCATAGAGTACGACAGCGTCGGGGAAGCATCAGAGCAAGCG GTGGCCTTGTTATTTTCTCTGTGGACGGAGACAGTCAGACCATATCTGGAGATTGTGGATGAATGGATTGTTCACGGCCACCTGTTTGACCCTGCCAAAGAGTTCATCATCCAGAG GAACAAGGACGTCCCAGTGAACCACAGGGACTTCTGGTACGCCACGTACACGCTGTACAGTGTGTCGGAGACGGTGGAGAACGAGGAGAAGCTGAACGATGCAGCCAGTGGGAGCTCCGGAGGCGACCAGGGCTCCAGCAACAAGCAGCTCACCATGGTGTCCTTCCTCAAGCCCGTGCTCAAGCAGATCATCATGGCCGGGAAGTCCATGCAGCTGCTCAGAAATCTGGACTGCAAGGAGACTGAACAGTCGGAGAAATCCTCCAGAG ATGCAGAGAGGAAGAGTTTATACACTCTGTTTCTGGATTCAGTGCAAGCACGCCTTTGTAGTCGTGAGGAGTCGCCCACAGACACAGTAACGGAACAGCAGGCCACCAGGAGGAGCCTCATAAAGATGCAGGCCATCATTGCACAGACCCTGGAGATCGAAGACGTCCATGATCCCTTGTTGGCCATCAACTTTGCCAG GCTGTACTTGGAGCAGACTGACTTCCACGAGCGTTTCTCCGGAGGCGATTTCATCGTGGACCGCTCATCTCAGGCTGTCACCTGCCAAACGTTTGAGCTCACCCTGCGCTCCTGCCTCTACCCCCACATCGAGAGGAGGTACATCGAGTGCTGCGGGAACCTCATGAAGACACTGAAAAAAGACTACAA GCTGCTGGAATACCTTCAAGCAATGAGGAACTACTTCCTGTTGGAAGCCGGAGACTCCATGTATGACTTTTACACAGCAATCTTTGACAAGGTGCAGGAGAAGGAGAGCTGGCAGCAGCCGTCTTTTCTCAACGTTCAGCTGCAGGAGGCAGTGGGACAGCGCTACCCAGAGGACAGCGGGAG GTTGTCAGTCTTCTTGGAGACTATCGACCCTGCCAGGAAAAAACATCCTGTGAATAATCTGGAAGTGCTTACCCTGGGTTACAAG GTTCCCTGGCCGGTTGACATTGTCATCAGCTCGGAGTGTCAGAAGATCTACAATCAAGTGTTTCTCCTCCTGCTGCAGATCAAATGGGCCAAATACAGTTTGGACACACTTCCGTTCAGTG ATTTCACAGCCATCACTAAGAAACTGGAGGGAGCACTGGCTGAGGAAGTAAAGGTCAAAGAACCTATAAATCAGCAGATTCACAGAATGTGCCTGCTCCGGGTCAAACTGATGCACTTTGTCAACAGCCTTCACAACTACATCATGACCAGG ATTCTGCACAGCACGGGACTGGAGTTTCAGCACCAAGTACAGGAAGCAAAGGACCTGGACCAGCTGATCAAGATCCATTACAGATATTTGGCAACCATTCACGACCGCTGCCTCCTGAGGGAGAAG gTCAGTTTTGTGAAAGAGGCAATAATGAAGGTTCTCAATCTAGTCCTCATCTTCTCTGACCGGTGGCAAGCTGGATTTGGAGCCTGGAA GATCGAGTCCATTGATAAAATGGAATCCGATTTCAAGAACTGTCACATGTTCCTTGTGACGATACTCAACAAGGCTGTGTGTCGGGGCTCCTTCCCTCATT TGGAGTCTCTCGCCCTCTCCCTGATGGCAGGCTTTGAGCAGTGCTGA
- the tubgcp5 gene encoding gamma-tubulin complex component 5 isoform X2, with protein MAHWSTFEKETERETKALIRCISGVEDEDDQNYQLALKFAWTNFRFHRFLDVDSHKVQRSISGIYEKLMVHSDVSKAESWTRLTEEFLNTPLPNTDGTKSDVHYSVLSLLLLLSGSPSNTNFTERPRVKEAEEVDNFDWAKYLMEGEDIDIGPYPDTPEWSEEESEEEDSQQPISREDSGIQLDRTPLEDQDNNNKTVPVTWKVGEPDARAWLEQHVVTPYWVAHAPRFPHSLHLHSNLLNVWDQHLYNTDPLYLPEEKAFVTETQIIRETLWLLSGVKKHFIFQHHDGKVSVRNNVVVTHLTSNCLRSVLEHIAVYGQAVFRLQRFIDEVTGYSSEPCPPGSGSSYSSKKGSEPPFRTYQAFVWALNKYFTSFKEELTTIERKIICNDETVTLSAVLEQLNPHLAQIKVLHKVFCTGVAEVPPETPNVVRASHLLNTLYKAIIEYDSVGEASEQAVALLFSLWTETVRPYLEIVDEWIVHGHLFDPAKEFIIQRNKDVPVNHRDFWYATYTLYSVSETVENEEKLNDAASGSSGGDQGSSNKQLTMVSFLKPVLKQIIMAGKSMQLLRNLDCKETEQSEKSSRDAERKSLYTLFLDSVQARLCSREESPTDTVTEQQATRRSLIKMQAIIAQTLEIEDVHDPLLAINFARLYLEQTDFHERFSGGDFIVDRSSQAVTCQTFELTLRSCLYPHIERRYIECCGNLMKTLKKDYKLLEYLQAMRNYFLLEAGDSMYDFYTAIFDKVQEKESWQQPSFLNVQLQEAVGQRYPEDSGRLSVFLETIDPARKKHPVNNLEVLTLGYKVPWPVDIVISSECQKIYNQVFLLLLQIKWAKYSLDTLPFSDFTAITKKLEGALAEEVKVKEPINQQIHRMCLLRVKLMHFVNSLHNYIMTRVWNAASKRIETILKSHIGVAFSDSRIVHSLIKNTSMVLQVEM; from the exons ATGGCACACTGGAGCACCTTcgaaaaggagacagagagagaaacgaAAGCGTTAATAAGATGTATCAGCGGGGTCGAGGATGAGGATGACCAGAACTATCAGCTGGCACTGAAATTTGCCTGGACTAATTTCAG GTTTCACCGTTTCTTGGACGTGGACAGCCATAAAGTCCAACGCAGTATAAGTGG aatCTATGAAAAGCTCATGGTCCACTCAGACGTGAGTAAAGCAGAAAGCTGGACGAGGCTGACTGAAGAGTTCCTGAACACACCTTTACCTAATACAGATGGAACAAAG AGTGATGTTCACTACAGTGTCCTGTCACTGCTGCTCTTATTATCGGGGTCCCCGTCAAACACAAACTTTACTGAGAGACCCAGGGTGAAGGAGGCCG AAGAAGTGGACAACTTTGACTGGGCCAAATATCTGATGGAGGGTGAGGACATAGACATTGGACCATATCCAGATACCCCT GAGTGGTCTGAGGAAGAGAGTGAAGAGGAAGACagccagcagccaatcagcaggGAAGACTCTGGGATCCAGTTGGACAGAACGCCCCTGGAAGAccaggacaacaacaacaagacagtTCCAGTTACATGGAAAG TGGGTGAGCCTGACGCCAGGGCCTGGCTTGAACAGCATGTAGTGACCCCGTACTGGGTGGCTCATGCTCCTCGCTTTCCTCACAGCTTGCATTTACACTCCAACTTGCTCAATGTGTG GGATCAGCACTTGTATAACACTGATCCATTGTATCTGCCGGAAGAAAAGGCCTTTGTCACAGAGACCCAAATCATACGGGAGACATTGTG GCTTCTCTCTGGGGTGAAGAAACACTTCATATTCCAACACCATGATGGAAAAGTGTCCGTAAGGAATAACGTGGTGGTAACTCATCTGACCAGT AACTGTCTGCGCTCTGTACTGGAGCATATTGCTGTGTACGGGCAGGCGGTGTTCAGGCTGCAGAGGTTCATCGATGAGGTGACGGGGTACAGCTCGGAGCCGTGCCCACCAGGCTCTGGTTCCTCCTACAGCTCCAAGAAGGGCTCCGAGCCTCCCTTCAGGACCTACCAGGCTTTTGTGTGGGCACTCAACAAGTACTTTACCAGCTTCAAAGAGGAGCTCACCACAATTGAGAGAAAGATCATATGCAATG ATGAGACGGTGACCCTGTCTGCTGTTCTGGAGCAACTCAATCCTCACTTGGCACAGATTAAAGTGCTGCACAAAGTTTTCTGCACCGGAGTTGCCGAAGTCCCCCCTGAGACCCCGAATGTGGTGCGGGCCTCTCACTTGCTCAACACCCTGTACAAAGCTATCATAGAGTACGACAGCGTCGGGGAAGCATCAGAGCAAGCG GTGGCCTTGTTATTTTCTCTGTGGACGGAGACAGTCAGACCATATCTGGAGATTGTGGATGAATGGATTGTTCACGGCCACCTGTTTGACCCTGCCAAAGAGTTCATCATCCAGAG GAACAAGGACGTCCCAGTGAACCACAGGGACTTCTGGTACGCCACGTACACGCTGTACAGTGTGTCGGAGACGGTGGAGAACGAGGAGAAGCTGAACGATGCAGCCAGTGGGAGCTCCGGAGGCGACCAGGGCTCCAGCAACAAGCAGCTCACCATGGTGTCCTTCCTCAAGCCCGTGCTCAAGCAGATCATCATGGCCGGGAAGTCCATGCAGCTGCTCAGAAATCTGGACTGCAAGGAGACTGAACAGTCGGAGAAATCCTCCAGAG ATGCAGAGAGGAAGAGTTTATACACTCTGTTTCTGGATTCAGTGCAAGCACGCCTTTGTAGTCGTGAGGAGTCGCCCACAGACACAGTAACGGAACAGCAGGCCACCAGGAGGAGCCTCATAAAGATGCAGGCCATCATTGCACAGACCCTGGAGATCGAAGACGTCCATGATCCCTTGTTGGCCATCAACTTTGCCAG GCTGTACTTGGAGCAGACTGACTTCCACGAGCGTTTCTCCGGAGGCGATTTCATCGTGGACCGCTCATCTCAGGCTGTCACCTGCCAAACGTTTGAGCTCACCCTGCGCTCCTGCCTCTACCCCCACATCGAGAGGAGGTACATCGAGTGCTGCGGGAACCTCATGAAGACACTGAAAAAAGACTACAA GCTGCTGGAATACCTTCAAGCAATGAGGAACTACTTCCTGTTGGAAGCCGGAGACTCCATGTATGACTTTTACACAGCAATCTTTGACAAGGTGCAGGAGAAGGAGAGCTGGCAGCAGCCGTCTTTTCTCAACGTTCAGCTGCAGGAGGCAGTGGGACAGCGCTACCCAGAGGACAGCGGGAG GTTGTCAGTCTTCTTGGAGACTATCGACCCTGCCAGGAAAAAACATCCTGTGAATAATCTGGAAGTGCTTACCCTGGGTTACAAG GTTCCCTGGCCGGTTGACATTGTCATCAGCTCGGAGTGTCAGAAGATCTACAATCAAGTGTTTCTCCTCCTGCTGCAGATCAAATGGGCCAAATACAGTTTGGACACACTTCCGTTCAGTG ATTTCACAGCCATCACTAAGAAACTGGAGGGAGCACTGGCTGAGGAAGTAAAGGTCAAAGAACCTATAAATCAGCAGATTCACAGAATGTGCCTGCTCCGGGTCAAACTGATGCACTTTGTCAACAGCCTTCACAACTACATCATGACCAGG GTGTGGAATGCTGCAAGTAAAAGAATAGAGActattttgaaaagtcatatTGGTGTTGCATTCAGTGACAGCAGGATAGTACAcagtttgattaaaaacactAGTATGGTACTTCAGGttgaaatgtaa
- the chst7 gene encoding carbohydrate sulfotransferase 7, translating to MKRRLHKKYLVLILVYSGLLLLIPYVLDYRDKSEQNDKHGLPQQQPRCPDLDNTALLWDNGYKVNASEATVHAVNRSQSRTNIYLHATWRTGSSFLGELFNQHPDVFYLYEPMWHIWQALYPGDAGSLQGAVRDMMNALYRCDFSVLKLYAGSQNITTSFIFGWKMNKVICSEPLCDAHKRHEIGLVKEDQCAKCQRRDIRELEKECKKYPVMVIKGVRVLDLSTLIPLMRDPGLNLQIIQLFRDPRAVHNSRLKSKLALVKESIQVLRSKKQNDKYKRLLVPNNRVNRAESYVSSAMELICDNWLSDMMMVMNSPPWVWRNYLRIRYEDLVLNPLEELQRLLHFSNLSTFPALEKFALNMTHGQGYSSDKPFRISSRDAKEAIYAWRERLSVLQINQVEAYCSEVMRQLGYEKSNTDRTT from the coding sequence ATGAAGAGGAGGCTACATAAGAAATACTTGGTTTTAATCCTGGTATATTCAGGTTTACTTCTCCTAATCCCGTACGTGTTAGATTACAGAGATAAATCCGAGCAAAACGATAAACATGGACTGCCCCAGCAACAGCCCAGATGCCCAGACTTGGATAACACAGCGTTGCTGTGGGATAACGGTTACAAAGTTAACGCTAGCGAAGCGACGGTGCACGCAGTCAACCGGAGCCAATCTCGGACAAACATCTACTTGCATGCCACCTGGAGGACTGGCTCTTCGTTTCTGGGGGAGTTGTTCAACCAGCACCCCGATGTTTTCTACCTATACGAGCCAATGTGGCACATATGGCAGGCTCTGTATCCGGGGGACGCGGGCAGTCTGCAGGGCGCAGTGCGGGACATGATGAACGCTCTGTACCGCTGCGATTTCTCCGTCCTCAAACTTTACGCCGGCTCGCAAAACATCACCACTTCGTTCATATTCGGCTGGAAAATGAACAAAGTGATATGCTCGGAGCCGCTGTGCGATGCGCACAAGCGACACGAAATCGGGCTGGTGAAAGAGGACCAGTGCGCAAAGTGCCAAAGGCGGGACATTAGGGAGCTGGAGAAGGAGTGTAAGAAGTACCCGGTGATGGTGATTAAAGGAGTCCGCGTTTTGGACCTGAGCACGCTGATTCCTTTGATGAGAGACCCAGGGTTAAACCTCCAGATCATTCAGCTCTTCAGGGACCCGAGGGCCGTGCACAACTCCCGCTTAAAGTCCAAACTGGCTCTGGTGAAGGAGAGCATCCAGGTGCTGAGGAGCAAGAAGCAGAACGACAAGTACAAGCGGCTGCTCGTGCCGAACAACAGGGTGAACCGGGCCGAGAGTTACGTCTCCAGCGCCATGGAGCTCATCTGTGACAACTGGCTCAGTGacatgatgatggtgatgaacTCGCCCCCCTGGGTGTGGAGGAACTACCTCCGCATCCGCTACGAAGACCTGGTCCTGAACCCCTTGGAGGAGCTCCAGAGGCTGCTCCACTTCTCCAACCTGTCCACCTTCCCTGCTCTGGAGAAGTTTGCGCTGAACATGACGCACGGCCAGGGCTATTCCTCGGACAAGCCGTTCCGGATTTCATCCAGGGATGCAAAAGAGGCAATATATGCTTGGAGGGAGCGGCTCAGCGTTCTGCAGATCAACCAGGTGGAGGCCTACTGCAGCGAAGTCATGAGGCAGCTGGGCTACGAGAAGAGCAACACGGacagaacaacatga